A single window of Candidatus Binataceae bacterium DNA harbors:
- a CDS encoding acyltransferase — translation MSCKKKCTPYQLRRYDHFGGFLLHPHPRILSRAIGLDCLMSHENRHAYVPAFDGLRGVAILPVLLLHVGASVLPNGPLLSELTRGWYGVDLFFVLSGFLITWILQSEIAATGTINLKRFYSRRFLRLGPAYLSMLTAVLVGAVVFNQPQVKAIPRILPALLTYTYNYQIAVGGTHFDVIVVLWSLCVEEQFYLFWPTVLRWLGVKRALPFCLIAILTLTAYRIGLYSWLNWGHLTAPTADSSVWIYFATDTRIGVILLGCAAALSLRHRRARLVWRRMRESRWLPETLVVLTSLCVAFVTGGTPSSASWRSATFGYTLEACATAALISAVFIQPSSIAARVLSWRPLTGLGRISYGVYLFHAPIAWLALHLITPDSLARMRSIQLVVLPSPAMNPTVMRFAIVSAIVLVATSIVAGLHFRYVERRFLAMRPSSANASGGGTVSHPHPAQACLSGSKP, via the coding sequence GTGAGTTGCAAAAAAAAATGTACACCGTATCAGTTGCGGCGTTACGATCACTTCGGCGGCTTCCTCCTCCACCCGCACCCCAGGATTTTGTCACGAGCGATTGGATTGGATTGCCTCATGTCGCACGAGAATCGCCATGCCTACGTTCCTGCCTTTGATGGGCTACGTGGCGTCGCGATACTGCCGGTGCTGCTGCTCCATGTCGGCGCCAGCGTGTTGCCAAATGGACCACTTCTGTCTGAACTCACCCGCGGATGGTACGGCGTCGATCTCTTTTTTGTGCTCAGCGGCTTTCTGATCACCTGGATTCTCCAGAGCGAAATCGCCGCCACCGGCACCATCAACCTGAAGCGATTTTACAGCCGACGTTTCTTACGCTTAGGTCCGGCATATCTCTCGATGCTGACTGCGGTGCTGGTGGGAGCTGTGGTGTTCAACCAACCCCAGGTTAAAGCAATTCCGCGAATTCTGCCCGCCTTGCTGACCTACACCTACAATTATCAGATCGCCGTCGGCGGAACACATTTCGATGTTATCGTCGTGCTCTGGTCGCTGTGTGTCGAAGAACAATTCTATCTCTTCTGGCCGACGGTGCTGCGATGGCTGGGAGTAAAGCGGGCCTTACCGTTCTGCCTGATCGCGATTTTGACTTTGACCGCATATCGAATCGGGTTGTATTCGTGGCTCAACTGGGGCCATCTGACCGCACCTACAGCAGACTCTTCGGTCTGGATCTATTTCGCCACTGATACTCGCATCGGTGTGATTCTGCTCGGCTGCGCGGCGGCCTTATCGCTGAGGCATCGGCGGGCGCGATTGGTGTGGAGGCGGATGCGCGAATCGCGCTGGCTACCGGAAACACTCGTAGTTCTTACCAGCCTTTGCGTCGCCTTTGTGACTGGCGGCACACCCTCGAGCGCTTCGTGGCGCAGCGCAACCTTTGGCTACACACTGGAAGCTTGCGCTACCGCGGCCTTGATAAGTGCGGTTTTCATCCAGCCTTCATCGATTGCGGCACGCGTGCTGTCGTGGCGACCGCTTACGGGACTGGGGCGCATTTCGTATGGCGTTTATCTGTTCCATGCGCCGATCGCATGGCTTGCGCTGCATCTAATCACTCCGGATTCGCTTGCGCGGATGAGATCAATACAACTGGTGGTTCTGCCATCGCCCGCAATGAATCCAACCGTGATGCGATTCGCGATCGTGTCAGCAATCGTCCTAGTCGCGACCTCGATCGTCGCCGGTTTGCACTTCCGTTACGTCGAACGGCGCTTTCTTGCGATGCGCCCCTCCTCTGCTAACGCGAGCGGGGGCGGTACCGTATCTCATCCTCATCCGGCGCAGGCGTGCTTGTCCGGCTCCAAACCCTGA